Proteins from a genomic interval of Pectinophora gossypiella chromosome 4, ilPecGoss1.1, whole genome shotgun sequence:
- the LOC126366151 gene encoding serine protease inhibitor dipetalogastin-like, with the protein MIHILIARRVSTIKPYPQPPSCTCEAIFAPVCGSDAITYSNECVLNCVSQDYMARGIPPITVSKIGECPKYECRCTAELRPICGTDAHTYSNDCYLTCTNTRRLSLGLLPIGIAYNGRCKNTWTCSSEIIPVCGTDMRTYRNICILQFASQQSQRQGRAPIYLKSWGECPWEACICPLTLDPICVDDGKEYSNYCVFECERNRREQLGEKPLLIVNKGPCKVDCVCTAIFDPSCASNGKTYGNPCLLGCENKRRQKQGLSVLKKVGNGECGCFCSQAYDPVCGSDGKTYGNTCELNCENKTRQLQGLLPVKIVNKGECEICFCPLYVDRVCGSDGQTYSNPCFLSCENKRRERLDLMPLTYNKGECPCQCTYLYDPVCASDGKSYTNPCLVDCENRKNQQQGKELLKIVYKGECGCTCPKNYDPVCGSDGKTYGNQCVLGCEDKRRLGQGLSPLSVLNKGPCACRCMCPNIDMPVCGTDRRTYRNVCWLTCTTNCYRQKGLPPIFIAKNGVC; encoded by the coding sequence ATGATACACATCCTCATAGCAAGAAGAGTGTCGACCATCAAGCCGTATCCTCAACCACCCAGCTGCACATGTGAGGCTATCTTCGCCCCCGTGTGCGGCTCCGACGCCATCACCTACTCCAACGAGTGCGTTCTCAACTGTGTCAGCCAGGACTACATGGCCAGAGGCATCCCTCCTATCACCGTCAGCAAAATCGGCGAATGTCCAAAGTACGAATGCCGATGCACGGCTGAACTTCGCCCCATCTGCGGCACCGACGCCCACACATACTCCAATGACTGCTATTTAACCTGCACCAACACGCGACGATTGTCATTAGGTTTACTCCCCATTGGAATCGCCTATAATGGCCGCTGTAAGAACACCTGGACCTGCTCCAGCGAAATCATTCCCGTCTGCGGCACCGACATGAGGACTTACAGAAACATCTGCATCCTTCAGTTTGCCAGCCAACAGAGTCAAAGGCAAGGTCGCGCCCCGATCTATCTCAAGTCGTGGGGCGAATGTCCTTGGGAGGCTTGTATCTGCCCTTTAACTCTGGATCCCATCTGCGTTGACGACGGAAAAGAATACAGTAATTATTGTGTTTTTGAATGTGAAAGAAATAGGAGAGAGCAGCTCGGTGAAAAACCTTTGTTAATCGTCAATAAAGGCCCATGCAAAGTGGATTGTGTCTGCACCGCCATATTTGACCCCTCGTGCGCTAGTAACGGTAAAACTTACGGCAATCCTTGTTTATTGGGATGTGAGAACAAGAGACGTCAAAAGCAAGGCTTATCAGTCCTGAAGAAAGTCGGTAACGGAGAATGCGGATGTTTCTGCTCGCAGGCGTACGACCCAGTGTGTGGTAGCGATGGTAAAACATACGGGAATACATGTGAACTAAATTGTGAGAATAAAACCCGTCAGCTTCAAGGCCTTCTGCCAGTAAAGATCGTAAACAAAGGGGAATGTGAGATCTGCTTCTGTCCTCTTTATGTAGACCGGGTGTGTGGAAGCGATGGCCAGACTTACAGCAATCCTTGTTTCTTGAGTTGCGAGAATAAACGGCGCGAACGACTCGATCTGATGCCGTTGACGTATAATAAAGGAGAATGTCCCTGTCAGTGTACCTACCTCTATGACCCCGTGTGCGCAAGTGACGGGAAAAGTTACACGAATCCGTGCCTGGTGGACTGCGAGAACAGAAAGAATCAGCAGCAAGGTAAAGAACTCTTGAAAATAGTATATAAGGGAGAATGCGGTTGTACTTGTCCAAAGAACTATGATCCTGTTTGTGGTAGCGACGGGAAGACCTATGGGAACCAGTGTGTGCTGGGTTGTGAGGATAAAAGAAGGTTAGGGCAAGGTCTGAGTCCGCTGTCGGTGCTGAACAAGGGTCCGTGTGCGTGTAGATGCATGTGTCCAAACATCGACATGCCGGTGTGCGGCACCGACCGCAGGACCTACAGGAACGTCTGCTGGCTCACTTGCACCACCAACTGCTACCGGCAGAAAGGCTTACCGCCCATATTCATTGCTAAAAACGGCGTCTGTTAG
- the LOC126366398 gene encoding trypsin delta-like, whose protein sequence is MLLRNCLLTLLICRRSAAESSVEVDYSELAEKAESNKQNILNFLKDSRVQEQYKALYNSLLTKLIGAGATASRRGSTRRIVSGRNTSIAAVPWQVSLRQKTYPICGGSVITDRWLITAAHCLLRTRSSDLTVRLGSSWKTHGGEMYDVKNSFVHPRYVSKTKVNDVGLVELYSQLRFSARVLPIRFVDKEARLKADSPAIVSGWGKLKEGGPSATYLQSTTIRTIAMKLCKRSGLDRKAIDPVSMFCAGSFTQPSPDACQGDSGGPIVYNGVLIGVVSWGLGCARGNFPGVYSRLANPIVWDWINGHITRKPDNTTT, encoded by the exons ATGTTGCTGAGGAATTGCCTGCTAACGCTGCTGATCTGCCGGCGGTCAGCGGCCGAGTCCAGCGTCGAGGTGGACTACTCCGAGCTGGCAGAGAAGGCCGAGAGCAACAAGCAGAACATCCTCAACTTCCTCAAGGACTCGCGGGTGCAGGAGCAGTATAAGGCGCTCTATAACTCCTTGCTTACCAAACTTATAG GTGCCGGCGCCACGGCTAGCAGAAGag GGTCTACGCGTCGGATCGTATCCGGGCGGAACACGTCCATTGCAGCCGTTCCCTGGCAGGTGTCTCTGCGACAGAAGACGTACCCCATCTGTGGCGGCTCCGTCATCACCGACCGCTGGCTCATCACCGCCGCACACTGCTTGCTCAG AACTCGCTCGAGCGACCTGACTGTGCGGTTGGGGTCCTCCTGGAAGACCCACGGCGGGGAAATGTATGACGTCAAGAACAGCTTCGTACACCCCCGCTACGTCAGCAAGACCAAG GTCAACGACGTGGGGCTGGTGGAGCTGTACTCCCAACTGCGGTTCTCCGCCAGGGTGCTGCCCATACGCTTCGTGGATAAAGAGGCCCGGCTTAAGGCTGACTCGCCTGCTATTGTCTCAGGATGGGGGAAACTTAAG GAAGGAGGTCCAAGCGCGACGTATCTGCAGTCCACCACTATCCGGACCATCGCCATGAAGCTGTGCAAGCGGTCAGGCCTGGACCGCAAGGCCATTGACCCCGTCTCCATGTTCTGTGCCGGCTCCTTCACGCAACCCTCGCCTGATGCTTGTCAG GGTGACAGCGGTGGCCCCATCGTCTACAACGGCGTACTTATCGGCGTGGTGTCCTGGGGGTTGGGCTGTGCCAGGGGCAACTTCCCCGGGGTCTACTCGCGACTGGCCAACCCTATTGTCTGGGACTGGATAAACGGACATATTACCAGGAAACCCGATAACACCACCACATAG
- the LOC126366156 gene encoding beta-1,4-glucuronyltransferase 1-like isoform X1 yields MLEPTASAHAAMIKLRRDRIWRWRCQWSVVTLAAVGLVLYNGAANVLLLRSPRCRERAPAPASLTPVPATTCEPCADTPPPSAQLDDEPLSRFDLRLGRWDTSRNYRLYDYAAVGDSYADLSAERRVSLATQSSVERLHELLRIAAHWSGPMSVAVFVTGDELRLLCGFATWLLHCQPEVYARLALHVATPAERQGVHGRLPHWAKDCSSQPLPAGERSPETIQWRSRHPYPQNHMRNLARKNCHTPFVFLVDIDIVPSKGMAEALDVFLGRTPKCPLCAYVVPTYELDRRVATFPANKSEVLRLSRHKLAIPFHRKVFIYNQFASNFSRWEASGGNESAETHVSHNVTNFELLYEPFYVAADTVPAHDERFLGYGFTRNTQVYEMFMIGYEFCVLSPIFTIHWGLQSRRYRPLWREKQNERNRKTFETFKRELFARYRKDPLRLLRRPPPPKKT; encoded by the exons ATGTTGGAGCCCACTGCGTCCGCGCACGCCGCCATGATCAAGCTGCGCCGGGACAGGATT TGGCGCTGGCGCTGCCAGTGGAGCGTGGTGACGCTGGCGGCCGTGGGGCTGGTGCTGTACAACGGCGCGGCCAATGTGCTGCTGTTGCGATCGCCGCGCTGCCGCGAGCGCGCACCAGCGCCCGCGTCTCTCACGCCTGTGCCCGCCACCACCTGCGAGCCCTGCGCCGACACGCCGCCGCCTTCTGCACAGCTCGACGACGAACCGCTTTCACGATTCGACCTGCGCCTCGGCCGCTGGGACACCTCGCGCAACTACCGCCTCTACGACTACGCCGCCGTCGGTGACTCGTACGCGGACCTCTCCGCCGAGCGGCGCGTCAGCCTCGCCACGCAGTCGTCCGTGGAGCGGTTGCACGAGCTGCTGCGCATCGCGGCACACTGGTCCGGCCCGATGTCGGTGGCGGTGTTCGTGACGGGAGACGAGCTGAGGCTGCTGTGCGGGTTCGCGACGTGGCTGCTGCACTGCCAGCCGGAGGTGTACGCGCGGCTGGCGCTGCACGTGGCCACGCCAGCGGAGCGGCAGGGAGTGCACGGCCGGCTGCCGCACTGGGCCAAGGACTGCTCGTCGCAGCCGCTGCCGGCGGGCGAGCGCTCACCGGAGACCATCCAGTGGCGCTCGCGGCATCCCTACCCCCAGAACCACATGCGGAATCTCGCGAGGAAGAACTGCCACACGCCGTTTGTGTTTCTGGTGGACATCGACATAGTGCCTTCGAAAGGCATGGCGGAGGCTCTGGACGTGTTCCTAGGCCGGACGCCGAAGTGTCCGCTGTGCGCGTACGTGGTGCCCACGTACGAGCTGGACCGGCGCGTGGCCACCTTCCCGGCCAACAAGTCGGAGGTGCTGCGGCTCTCGCGGCACAAGCTCGCCATACCCTTCCACAGAAAGGTGTTCATATACAATCAGTTCGCTTCCAATTTTTCAAG ATGGGAGGCCAGCGGCGGCAACGAGAGCGCGGAGACCCACGTGAGCCACAACGTGACCAACTTCGAGCTGCTGTACGAGCCGTTCTATGTAGCAGCTGACACTGTGCCGGCGCACGACGAGCGCTTCCTCGGCTACGGGTTCACCAGGAACACGCAG GTATACGAGATGTTCATGATTGGCTACGAGTTCTGCGTGCTGTCGCCGATCTTCACGATCCATTGGGGCCTGCAGTCGCGCCGCTACCGCCCGCTGTGGCGCGAGAAGCAGAACGAACGCAACCGTAAGACCTTCGAGACCTTCAAGCGGGAACTCTTTGCTAG GTACAGGAAAGACCCCCTCCGCCTGTTACGAAGGCCACCCCCCCCTAAGAAGACATAG
- the LOC126366159 gene encoding trypsin-like — translation MMEAQVPVVPHWLCRLSYGDSLTTNMFCGGHFLIGGVSSCQGDSGGPAVFRGTAFGVVSFARGCALPLSPTVFTNIAALRGWVTQNTGV, via the exons ATGATGGAGGCGCAAGTCCCGGTGGTGCCTCACTGGCTGTGCCGGCTCTCCTACGGGGACTCCCTCACGACCAACATGTTCTGTGGGGGACACTTCCTCATTGGAGGAGTGTCCTCTTGTCAG GGCGACTCCGGTGGGCCTGCGGTGTTCCGCGGCACGGCGTTCGGCGTGGTATCCTTCGCGCGGGGCTGCGCCCTGCCGCTGTCGCCGACTGTCTTCACCAACATAGCGGCGCTGCGCGGCTGGGTCACGCAGAACACTGGAGTTTGA
- the LOC126366156 gene encoding beta-1,4-glucuronyltransferase 1-like isoform X2 translates to MLEPTASAHAAMIKLRRDRIWRWRCQWSVVTLAAVGLVLYNGAANVLLLRSPRCRERAPAPASLTPVPATTCEPCADTPPPSAQLDDEPLSRFDLRLGRWDTSRNYRLYDYAAVGDSYADLSAERRVSLATQSSVERLHELLRIAAHWSGPMSVAVFVTGDELRLLCGFATWLLHCQPEVYARLALHVATPAERQGVHGRLPHWAKDCSSQPLPAGERSPETIQWRSRHPYPQNHMRNLARKNCHTPFVFLVDIDIVPSKGMAEALDVFLGRTPKCPLCAYVVPTYELDRRVATFPANKSEVLRLSRHKLAIPFHRKVFIYNQFASNFSRWEASGGNESAETHVSHNVTNFELLYEPFYVAADTVPAHDERFLGYGFTRNTQHSTKRYPSARGQHAP, encoded by the exons ATGTTGGAGCCCACTGCGTCCGCGCACGCCGCCATGATCAAGCTGCGCCGGGACAGGATT TGGCGCTGGCGCTGCCAGTGGAGCGTGGTGACGCTGGCGGCCGTGGGGCTGGTGCTGTACAACGGCGCGGCCAATGTGCTGCTGTTGCGATCGCCGCGCTGCCGCGAGCGCGCACCAGCGCCCGCGTCTCTCACGCCTGTGCCCGCCACCACCTGCGAGCCCTGCGCCGACACGCCGCCGCCTTCTGCACAGCTCGACGACGAACCGCTTTCACGATTCGACCTGCGCCTCGGCCGCTGGGACACCTCGCGCAACTACCGCCTCTACGACTACGCCGCCGTCGGTGACTCGTACGCGGACCTCTCCGCCGAGCGGCGCGTCAGCCTCGCCACGCAGTCGTCCGTGGAGCGGTTGCACGAGCTGCTGCGCATCGCGGCACACTGGTCCGGCCCGATGTCGGTGGCGGTGTTCGTGACGGGAGACGAGCTGAGGCTGCTGTGCGGGTTCGCGACGTGGCTGCTGCACTGCCAGCCGGAGGTGTACGCGCGGCTGGCGCTGCACGTGGCCACGCCAGCGGAGCGGCAGGGAGTGCACGGCCGGCTGCCGCACTGGGCCAAGGACTGCTCGTCGCAGCCGCTGCCGGCGGGCGAGCGCTCACCGGAGACCATCCAGTGGCGCTCGCGGCATCCCTACCCCCAGAACCACATGCGGAATCTCGCGAGGAAGAACTGCCACACGCCGTTTGTGTTTCTGGTGGACATCGACATAGTGCCTTCGAAAGGCATGGCGGAGGCTCTGGACGTGTTCCTAGGCCGGACGCCGAAGTGTCCGCTGTGCGCGTACGTGGTGCCCACGTACGAGCTGGACCGGCGCGTGGCCACCTTCCCGGCCAACAAGTCGGAGGTGCTGCGGCTCTCGCGGCACAAGCTCGCCATACCCTTCCACAGAAAGGTGTTCATATACAATCAGTTCGCTTCCAATTTTTCAAG ATGGGAGGCCAGCGGCGGCAACGAGAGCGCGGAGACCCACGTGAGCCACAACGTGACCAACTTCGAGCTGCTGTACGAGCCGTTCTATGTAGCAGCTGACACTGTGCCGGCGCACGACGAGCGCTTCCTCGGCTACGGGTTCACCAGGAACACGCAG CACAGCACCAAACGCTATCCGTCTGCGCGTGGGCAGCACGCGCCGTGA
- the LOC126366156 gene encoding beta-1,4-glucuronyltransferase 1-like isoform X3 yields the protein MLEPTASAHAAMIKLRRDRIWRWRCQWSVVTLAAVGLVLYNGAANVLLLRSPRCRERAPAPASLTPVPATTCEPCADTPPPSAQLDDEPLSRFDLRLGRWDTSRNYRLYDYAAVGDSYADLSAERRVSLATQSSVERLHELLRIAAHWSGPMSVAVFVTGDELRLLCGFATWLLHCQPEVYARLALHVATPAERQGVHGRLPHWAKDCSSQPLPAGERSPETIQWRSRHPYPQNHMRNLARKNCHTPFVFLVDIDIVPSKGMAEALDVFLGRTPKCPLCAYVVPTYELDRRVATFPANKSEVLRLSRHKLAIPFHRKVFIYNQFASNFSRWEASGGNESAETHVSHNVTNFELLYEPFYVAADTVPAHDERFLGYGFTRNTQISKRQ from the exons ATGTTGGAGCCCACTGCGTCCGCGCACGCCGCCATGATCAAGCTGCGCCGGGACAGGATT TGGCGCTGGCGCTGCCAGTGGAGCGTGGTGACGCTGGCGGCCGTGGGGCTGGTGCTGTACAACGGCGCGGCCAATGTGCTGCTGTTGCGATCGCCGCGCTGCCGCGAGCGCGCACCAGCGCCCGCGTCTCTCACGCCTGTGCCCGCCACCACCTGCGAGCCCTGCGCCGACACGCCGCCGCCTTCTGCACAGCTCGACGACGAACCGCTTTCACGATTCGACCTGCGCCTCGGCCGCTGGGACACCTCGCGCAACTACCGCCTCTACGACTACGCCGCCGTCGGTGACTCGTACGCGGACCTCTCCGCCGAGCGGCGCGTCAGCCTCGCCACGCAGTCGTCCGTGGAGCGGTTGCACGAGCTGCTGCGCATCGCGGCACACTGGTCCGGCCCGATGTCGGTGGCGGTGTTCGTGACGGGAGACGAGCTGAGGCTGCTGTGCGGGTTCGCGACGTGGCTGCTGCACTGCCAGCCGGAGGTGTACGCGCGGCTGGCGCTGCACGTGGCCACGCCAGCGGAGCGGCAGGGAGTGCACGGCCGGCTGCCGCACTGGGCCAAGGACTGCTCGTCGCAGCCGCTGCCGGCGGGCGAGCGCTCACCGGAGACCATCCAGTGGCGCTCGCGGCATCCCTACCCCCAGAACCACATGCGGAATCTCGCGAGGAAGAACTGCCACACGCCGTTTGTGTTTCTGGTGGACATCGACATAGTGCCTTCGAAAGGCATGGCGGAGGCTCTGGACGTGTTCCTAGGCCGGACGCCGAAGTGTCCGCTGTGCGCGTACGTGGTGCCCACGTACGAGCTGGACCGGCGCGTGGCCACCTTCCCGGCCAACAAGTCGGAGGTGCTGCGGCTCTCGCGGCACAAGCTCGCCATACCCTTCCACAGAAAGGTGTTCATATACAATCAGTTCGCTTCCAATTTTTCAAG ATGGGAGGCCAGCGGCGGCAACGAGAGCGCGGAGACCCACGTGAGCCACAACGTGACCAACTTCGAGCTGCTGTACGAGCCGTTCTATGTAGCAGCTGACACTGTGCCGGCGCACGACGAGCGCTTCCTCGGCTACGGGTTCACCAGGAACACGCAG ATCTCCAAGAGGCAGTAG